The DNA sequence GTGCTTTCAACCGCGAGGAGGCATCACCACGAGAGACCCGCAGTTCACTCATCACGAACCGGTGCAACGTGGAATGACCAGCCTTACGAAACAAGCCGCGGTCGTTCACCTCCTGCAACCGCCGAAGGCCTTGAAAGGTCAGTGCCCGAACCACTCTCTCGTTCACCCGCACCAACTCAGCAACCTGCACATCATCAACATCAGCCGACGACGCCCCAGCAATCCGCTGCAGCAGCGCATCAAGATCGCGATACAACCCCACCAACACCGGCATTGACGGTGGATCCACCGTCACCGAATCAGTCATCGACAAGCCCCCCAGCCCTCGAACCCCTTTCACCAAGTCTACCAACAGAATCGGGCATTGTCGAACATGTGTTCGGGTCTGACGGGTTCTAAATCCATGCAGGCTTTGTGTTCGTCTGCAGGTGCTGCAACACCTGCGGGCGAACAAAAGTCCTGCGTTTGATTGCGCTACACCGCGGCGGACCTTCACAGCTGCGAAAGGTGTTGCTCTACAACGGTTGTCGTCTCGAACTACCGCACGACATCGAAGATCTGCTTCTGGATGCCGTTGCCGTACACCTCGTGCTCGACCAGGTTGAGCTTGGTGGTGTCTTTGTCGGCCTCGCTGAACAACCGCTTCCCGGCTCCGAGTAGGAGGGGGAACACCAAGAGGTGGTAGCGATCGACAAGACCCGCGTCGGCGAGGCCGCGCCCGAGGGTTGCACTGCCGTGCACGGCGATCGGGCCACCTTCGGTGTCCTTAAGTGCTGCCACATCATCCACCGACCGCAGGATCGTGGCCGGCCAACGTGGGTCGTCCTTCTCGAGTGTTGTCGAGACGACGTATCGGGGCATCGCGTTGTACTCGGCGAACTCGTCCATGGTCGGCCAGATCGGAGCGAACGCCTCGTACGACGTGCGGCCCAGCAGTAGTGCTGTGGTCGCCTCCTGCTCGCGCCCCTTGATCTCGTAGGCAGCTTCGTCGAACTCGACATCTTTGAAGGTCCACCCCGAATTGCGATACCCGGGCTCGCCGCCCGGTCCTTCCATGACACCGTCCAGCGAGACGAATGCGGTGACGATCAATGTGCGCATGACAAACCTCCGTGATGGGTGCCTCGGCCCGTGCCGAAGCTGTTCTCATCCCTACGTCGAACGAGAGAACCGGAAATCGACACGAATTGCAGAGGAATCACGCGAGAAGAGACACGCGGCGCCGGTGCACCCCTTGTTCCGCCGCCGTGTTCGCCAGCGAATTAAGAATGCCTCGACAATACTGAGGTGGTGAAAGCGTCAAATCAGCCTGAGGTCGAGGTGTATCGGTTG is a window from the Williamsia sp. DF01-3 genome containing:
- a CDS encoding dihydrofolate reductase family protein encodes the protein MRTLIVTAFVSLDGVMEGPGGEPGYRNSGWTFKDVEFDEAAYEIKGREQEATTALLLGRTSYEAFAPIWPTMDEFAEYNAMPRYVVSTTLEKDDPRWPATILRSVDDVAALKDTEGGPIAVHGSATLGRGLADAGLVDRYHLLVFPLLLGAGKRLFSEADKDTTKLNLVEHEVYGNGIQKQIFDVVR